The following coding sequences lie in one Ostrinia nubilalis chromosome 2, ilOstNubi1.1, whole genome shotgun sequence genomic window:
- the LOC135078551 gene encoding U7 snRNA-associated Sm-like protein LSm10, protein MFKFTGTSKEKFFYHNTLLCLVKSLEGKNITLDLRNDSTICGLVTAVDGYMNISLSNAVFVDPQENEYAFETLFVQARNIRYVHIPETMPIIPTINKELSKTRMKAPDKKPIEKSRKAKKALQRHMETVALLE, encoded by the exons ATGTTTAAGTTTACTGGTACTTCTAAAGAAAAGTTTTTCTACCATAACACCTTACTATGTTTAGTAAAATCATTAGAAGGAAAAAATATAACACTAGATCTTAGAAATGATTCAACTATTTGTGGTCTTGTTACTGCAGTAGATGG TTACATGAATATTTCTTTATCAAATGCTGTTTTTGTCGACCCTCAAGAAAATGAATATGCCTTTGAGACTTTATTTGTTCAAGCTCGTAATATTAGATATGTGCATATACCTGAGACT ATGCCTATTATACCAACAATTAATAAAGAACTGAGTAAAACTAGAATGAAAGCTCCAGATAAGAAACCTATTGAAAAATCAAGAAAAGCAAAGAAGGCACTGCAACGTCATATGGAAACAGTTGCtttattagaataa
- the LOC135082262 gene encoding golgin subfamily A member 4-like, which yields MFKKLKDKLAEEVKSSPQRIQQFAQAAQAAVTSASSSISDITNSDLFSIGDNENQSNQTLRPSTSTNQTNSFQEVSLMQPGQSSESMNFAMNHEDNQRQRRLSNSSFTSDISFRLPSYESPSMYHLQSDMEVSASEAEERGFSTGAVSLDRVTKEQLYAAYRRTQERYTKYRTQYADLARHYKLLERENAKARSVLVETQDKALRRISELREQCSLEQSAKAHLEKALRVDIEERNMKIEALNTKISLLQNIGDSHNQPATVQEPVVEANKKDQNDVQLINLSPDTEDIKPSNNEGMTTCDVGSVSNKIEKMEQLLNKYKESLKSSKEKNSQLTTELKKISTELENQIKENEKLKAIEPQLIEKQQQIQELTLTNEELHNKVNTYDFAKTKELSTLEMDLLKSKEEIEQLQGKIEIFSKREEEYAISLAENKLSIHKELESKEAEIKSLKDHLSAAKKELQSLNIIVNDYKTSIAALEEERSKLNNEVNESNLNKAKITEMESQILVLSQKCQSLEQTKVKSEEEIKCLQLQMKQETAEKLAMIDRNSYLENRNSLLIEENTKKSSQVSHLEKEIVSLKKENASSLDETAQKQLLDEIEFWKAKFNNLESEIQDERVELVKLQSEIEKLLRNHELVQSQNSELHDLLEEIKKENSVLRQNVSQNEKTITNWGSIAAKVKELQNSIKLISDETRSFKAVIADEIISEISKNVASLDVFSKNYEILKNNFDKLENDHNSLQKDAKSTTEKLSNCQEELNAVKVENQILTSKIQLNASEKLELQQELQNTVGKCNVAADELNSVKNDKQIMIQKLEEVESKCLQLQTAIDHDNNQCLEALEKLKVIQDEKQTLTKKLDKIEKENVILNTEVEKRKVRHRDDVLLINLLNSEKEELLQALEEKQGFVVDLDEMVTELKKENSSLQKQCENIANNVKDLELELNEVRKSHADMEQEKDRLSSVIEILEKKEQAKELINKDIQTEINIQTNTNSSSTNKDNDEIMSLLNNIDELNIKNSKYEEDITSLKEANTQLTNRNAEITEDNLQKVNEITSKCNELQNDYDAIKEENRRLQSDVEGLQSYLAKISKENGVLNDKLRELIASSENTARTDYQASELLELQNEALADKEKIDDLTRENSLLLEENLELKDQLQSQNYAETKKSTNNNDTDTVTIEKYNSLLGTKHNLEEKLITLEQMNRSINGNMQQIQGNNEKLKLTNEKLERRLDEALVSLRHLHSLQENTELEYLKNILYEYLTGSGTHSVTLAKVLAAVVKFDDKQTQQVLQKEKERQGILRQLGLL from the exons atgttcaAAAAATTAAAGGACAAACTCGCTGAAGAAGTGAAATCATCACCGCAAAGAATCCAACAGTTCGCACAAGCTGCACAG GCTGCCGTTACATCAGCATCAAGCAGCATATCCGACATTACAAATAGTGATTTGTTCTCTATTGGTGATAATG agaatcaatcaaatcaaacacTTAGACCATCAACATCAACCAATCAAACAAATTCATTTCAAGAAGTTTCTCTTATGCAACCAGGTCAGAGTTCAGAATCTATGAACTTTGCAATGAATCATgag GACAATCAAAGACAAAGAAGGCTATCTAATAGTTCTTTTACAAGTGATATCTCATTTCGCCTTCCAAGCTATGAAAGTCCTTCAATGTACCATCTGCag TCTGATATGGAAGTATCTGCCAGTGAAGCAGAAGAAAGAGGTTTCTCTACTGGTGCAGTAAGTCTGGATAGAGTAACTAAGGAACAACTGTATGCAGCATATAGGCGAACACAAGAAAGATACACGAAATACAGGACACAGTACGCTGATCTTGCTCGCCATTATAAACTGCTAGAAAGGGAAAATGCTAAAGCTAGg AGTGTATTAGTAGAGACGCAAGACAAAGCTTTACGTAGAATATCAGAACTTAGAGAACAATGCTCACTAGAACAAAGTGCCAAG GCACATTTAGAGAAAGCTTTACGCGTCGACATCGAAGAAAGGAACATGAAAATAGAAGCGCTAAATACAAAAATTTCACTTCTACAAAATATTGGAGATAGTCACAATCAACCTGCAACGGTTCAAGAACCTGTAGTAGAAGCAAATAAAAAAGATCAAAATGATGTTCAATTGATCAATCTATCACCTGACACTGAAGATATAAAGCCATCAAATAATGAAGGCATGACCACTTGCGACGTGGGATCTGTctcaaataaaattgaaaaaatggaACAACTACTGAACAAGTACAAAGAGTCACTTAAGAGCAGCAAAGAAAAAAATTCGCAGTTGACTACAgaactgaaaaaaatatcaaccgAACTTGAAAATCAAATAAAAGAGAATGAGAAGCTGAAGGCTATTGAACCTCAGTTAATTGAGAAACAACAACAAATTCAAgaacttactttaacaaatgAAGAGCTTCACAATAAAGTAAACACATATGAttttgcaaaaacaaaagaactatCTACACTAGAAATGGACCTTCTTAAATCAAAAGAAGAAATAGAACAACTGCAGGGTAAAATCGAAATATTCAGCAAAAGGGAAGAGGAATATGCAATTTCTTTAGCTGAAAACAAACTTAGTATTCACAAAGAACTTGAAAGTAAAGAAGCAgaaataaaatcattaaaagATCATTTATCTGCTGCTAAAAAAGAACTCCAATCTCTCAACATAATAGTTAATGACTATAAAACTAGTATAGCAGCACTAGAAGAAGAACGCTCGAAATTAAACAATGAAGTTAATGAATCAAATTTGAATAAAGCTAAAATAACTGAAATGGAATCCCAAATTCTCGTACTTTCGCAAAAATGCCAATCTTTAGAACAAACAAAAGTGAAATCAGAGGAAGAAATAAAATGTCTGCAGTTACAAATGAAACAGGAAACTGCTGAAAAATTGGCTATGATTGACAGAAACAGTTATTTAGAGAATAGAAATTCATTACTTATTGAAGAAAATACTAAGAAAAGCTCACAGGTTAGCCACTTGGAAAAGGAAATTGTTTcactaaaaaaagaaaatgcttCAAGTCTAGATGAAACAGCTCAGAAACAATTACTTGATGAAATAGAATTTTGGAAAGCTAAATTCAACAATTTGGAATCTGAAATTCAAGACGAAAGAGTGGAATTGGTAAAATTACAGTCGGAAATTGAGAAACTTTTAAGAAATCATGAATTGGTTCAATCACAAAATTCAGAGTTACATGATTTATTGgaggaaataaaaaaagaaaactctGTTTTGCGTCAGAATGTATCCCAAAATGAAAAAACTATTACAAATTGGGGATCAATAGCTGCTAAAGTGAAAGAATTGCAAAACAGTATAAAACTTATATCTGATGAAACCAGATCGTTTAAAGCAGTCATTGCGGATGAAATTATATCTGAAATTAGTAAAAACGTAGCTTCGCTTGATGTATTCTCCAAGAACTATGAAATATTAAAGAATAACTTCGATAAACTTGAAAACGATCACAACTCATTACAGAAGGATGCAAAATCTACCACAGAAAAACTTTCGAATTGTCAAGAAGAATTGAATGCCGTCAAAGTTGAAAATCAAATTTTGACTtctaaaattcaattaaatgCCAGTGAGAAATTGGAATTACAACAAGAATTACAAAATACTGTTGGTAAGTGTAATGTTGCCGCTGATGAATTGAATTCTGTCAAAAATGATAAACAAATCATGATACAAAAACTAGAGGAAGTTGAAAGTAAATGTCTACAACTACAAACAGCAATAGATCATGATAATAATCAATGTTTGGAAGCCCTAGAAAAGTTGAAAGTAATTCAAGatgaaaaacaaacattaactAAAAAACTCGATAAGATTGAAAAAGAAAACGTGATTTTAAATACAGAAGTAGAAAAACGCAAAGTAAGGCACAGGGACGATGTCTTACTTATCAATTTATTAAATTCAGAAAAAGAAGAATTGCTACAAGCTTTAGAAGAGAAACAAGGCTTTGTTGTAGATTTGGATGAAATGGTGACAGAGTTGAAGAAAGAAAACAGTTCACTGCAAAAGCAGTGCGAAAACATCGCTAACAATGTCAAAGATCTTGAGTTAGAATTAAATGAAGTACGGAAGTCACACGCCGATATGGAGCAAGAAAAAGATCGTTTAAGTTCTGTTATAGAGATATTAGAAAAGAAGGAACAAGCTAAAGAACTTATAAACAAAGACATACAAACCgaaataaatatacaaacaaATACTAATAGTAGTTCTACTAATAAAGATAATGATGAAATTATGtcgttattaaataatattgatgaactgAATATTAAAAATTCCAAATATGAAGAAGATATTACATCGTTGAAAGAAGCAAATACGCAGCTAACAAACAGAAACGCAGAAATAACAGAAGACAATTTGCAGAAAGTAAATGAAATTACATCCAAGTGCAACGAACTGCAAAATGACTATGACGCAATCAAAGAAGAAAACAGGCGACTTCAATCTGATGTAGAAGGACTTCAGTCATATTTAGCAAAAATATCGAAAGAAAATGGAGTTTTGAATGATAAATTGAGAGAATTGATTGCTTCTAGTGAAAATACCGCTCGAACTGACTATCAAGCCAGTGAACTATTAGAACTGCAAAACGAGGCTCTTGCAGACAAAGAAAAAATTGATGATTTAACAAGAGAAAACTCATTACTACTTGAAGAAAATCTTGAATTAAAAGATCAGTTACAGTCTCAGAACTATGCTGAGACCAAAAAGTCTACAAATAACAACGATACTGATACAGTCACAATTGAGAAGTATAATAGTTTACTGGGAACTAAACACAATCTTGAAGAGAAATTGATTACTCTAGAACAAATGAACCGATCAATAAATGGAAACATGCAACAAATACAAGGTAATAATGAAAAACTGAAACTGACTAATGAAAAACTTGAAAGAAGACTGGACGAAGCTCTTGTTAGCCTGAGACATTTACATTCTTTGCAAGAAAACACTGAACtagaatatttgaaaaatattctcTACGAATATCTCACTGGATCAGGAACACATTCCGTTACATTAGCGAAAGTTTTAGCAGCTGTCGTGAAATTCGATGATAAACAAACCCAACAAGTTCTTCAGAAGGAAAAAGAACGACAAGGAATT TTACGACAACTCGGCTTGTTGTGA
- the LOC135082269 gene encoding uncharacterized protein C9orf85 homolog translates to MSTSRGNTTRQRPQKYQNKTAFKNDLHDTSHRTKIINSLDITGVCKRCKDIIEWKIKYKKYKPLTAPRKCVNCEQKTIKHAYHMLCSKCATEKQVCAKCCKPADSPDEEKVDESQNTAIQSMLKGLPERKRRTILRYLNKQGSDQQKTSIAHLEKMIQEMDKMALEDDLDDFFSDDDPISSDNEGKE, encoded by the exons ATGAGTACTTCACGAGGCAACACAACACGACAAAGACCACAGAAATACCAAAATAAAACAGCTTTTAAAAATGACTTGCATGATACAAGCCACAggactaaaattataaattcattAGATATAACTGGAGTGTGTAAACGCTGCAAAGATATCATTGAATGGAaaatcaaatacaaaaaatataaaccaCTCACAGCACCACGGAAATGTGTTAACTGTGAACAAAAAACTATAAAACATGCATATCACATGTTATGCAGTAAATGTGCTACTGAAAAACAAGTGTGTGCTAAATGTTGCAAACCAGCTGAT AGTCCAGACGAAGAAAAGGTAGATGAATCACAAAATACAGCTATACAAAGTATGTTAAAAGGTTTACCTGAAAGAAAAAGGAGGACTATACTgag ATATTTGAACAAACAAGGTAGTGACCAACAGAAGACCAGTATTGCTCACTTGGAAAAAATGATACAAGAAATGGACAAAATGGCTTTAGAAGATGATTTAGATGACTTTTTTAGTGATGATGATCCAATCAGCAGTGACAATGAAGGAAAAGAATAG